A window from Enterocloster bolteae encodes these proteins:
- a CDS encoding lysophospholipid acyltransferase family protein — protein MKRIIYMVLMNLLHAPIWFFTISRMAREEDTRTAAEKYGYISEMVKRINRRGRVTVTATGTEHIPSQDGFILFPNHQGLFDMLALFSTCPRPLSVVIKKEASNWILVKQVLGATKSLAMDRDDIKDQVRIITEVTKRVKSGRNFVIFAEGHRSRNGNEILDFKSGTFKSAVKAGCPIVPVALVNSFRPFDMNSLKREEVQVHYMEPILPDQYMGMKTSEIAHLVHDRIQEEINKNLTKNGLTS, from the coding sequence ATGAAGCGGATTATATATATGGTACTCATGAATTTACTCCATGCACCGATATGGTTTTTCACCATTTCGCGTATGGCAAGAGAAGAAGATACAAGGACGGCTGCTGAAAAATATGGGTATATATCGGAGATGGTAAAGAGGATTAACAGAAGGGGCAGGGTTACGGTCACTGCAACGGGAACAGAGCATATTCCGTCTCAGGACGGATTTATACTGTTTCCCAACCATCAGGGCCTGTTCGATATGCTTGCCCTGTTTTCAACCTGCCCAAGACCGCTGTCTGTTGTAATAAAGAAAGAGGCCTCCAACTGGATTCTGGTAAAGCAGGTATTGGGGGCAACCAAAAGCCTTGCTATGGACAGGGATGATATAAAAGACCAGGTGCGCATTATAACTGAAGTTACCAAACGGGTAAAGTCAGGCCGTAACTTTGTAATATTTGCAGAAGGACACCGGAGCCGCAACGGAAATGAAATACTGGATTTTAAGAGCGGTACATTTAAGAGTGCTGTAAAAGCAGGCTGCCCCATTGTACCTGTGGCCCTGGTTAATTCCTTCCGTCCCTTTGACATGAACTCGTTAAAAAGGGAAGAAGTGCAGGTTCACTATATGGAACCTATTCTTCCGGATCAATATATGGGAATGAAAACCTCAGAAATAGCACATCTTGTGCATGACAGGATACAGGAAGAAATAAATAAAAATCTCACCAAAAATGGCTTGACAAGCTAA
- a CDS encoding ISL3 family transposase yields MYPNYTKAFLNLEGVFIKKVVQADSFIKIFIQSQPVEQTCPCCGAKTKRIHDYRLQEVQDIPLLGKQVILLLRKRRYLCPYCRKRFTESYSFLPSYHRRTRRLAFYIVSLLRQTFSLKQIAELTGVSVQTVCRLLDTICYPPPDQLPQALSIDEFKGNASTGKYQCILVDPKKRRILDILPDRTQSHLADYWRNIPRKERLKVKFFVCDMWRPYTELAQTFFPNATIIVDKYHFIRQVTWAIENVRKRLQRSMPVSLRKYYKRSRKLILTRYKKLKDENKQACDLMLHYSEDLRLAHRMKEWFYDICQMEAYRQQQREFDDWIANAQSCGIKEFEDCAKTYRAWRKEILNAFKYGLTNGPTEGFNNKIKVLKRSSYGIRNFKRFRTRILHCTS; encoded by the coding sequence ATGTACCCTAATTATACCAAGGCCTTCCTTAACTTGGAAGGTGTTTTTATTAAAAAAGTGGTTCAGGCAGACTCTTTCATTAAAATTTTCATCCAGTCCCAACCGGTAGAACAGACTTGTCCCTGCTGTGGGGCTAAAACTAAACGGATTCATGATTACCGTTTACAAGAAGTCCAGGACATTCCCTTACTGGGAAAACAAGTAATCCTGCTCCTTCGCAAACGCCGCTACCTCTGCCCATACTGCCGCAAACGGTTCACGGAATCCTATTCGTTCCTCCCCAGCTACCACCGCAGGACCCGCAGACTGGCATTTTACATTGTCTCCCTGCTCCGGCAGACCTTTTCCTTAAAACAGATCGCAGAGCTTACCGGTGTTTCCGTCCAGACGGTCTGCCGCCTTCTGGACACGATTTGCTATCCTCCGCCTGACCAGCTTCCACAAGCGCTTTCCATTGACGAATTCAAAGGCAATGCTTCTACCGGTAAATATCAGTGCATTCTGGTTGATCCGAAAAAGCGCCGGATCCTCGACATTCTCCCGGATCGGACCCAGAGCCATCTGGCTGATTATTGGCGGAACATTCCCAGGAAAGAACGCCTGAAGGTAAAGTTCTTCGTCTGCGATATGTGGCGCCCCTACACCGAACTTGCACAGACCTTCTTTCCAAACGCTACAATCATCGTGGATAAATATCATTTCATCCGGCAGGTGACATGGGCGATTGAAAATGTACGCAAACGGCTGCAGCGGTCCATGCCGGTTTCTCTGCGTAAGTATTATAAACGCAGCCGGAAACTCATTCTGACCCGCTATAAAAAGCTGAAGGATGAGAACAAACAGGCCTGTGATTTAATGCTTCACTATAGCGAGGATCTGCGTCTGGCACACCGCATGAAAGAGTGGTTTTATGATATCTGCCAGATGGAAGCGTATCGTCAGCAGCAGAGGGAATTTGATGACTGGATTGCGAATGCACAGAGCTGTGGGATCAAGGAATTTGAGGACTGTGCTAAGACCTACAGGGCCTGGCGAAAAGAAATCCTGAATGCCTTTAAATACGGATTGACAAATGGTCCCACAGAAGGATTTAACAACAAGATAAAGGTATTAAAACGGAGCAGCTACGGAATCCGGAATTTCAAACGGTTCCGAACCCGGATACTTCACTGTACATCATAG
- a CDS encoding tyrosine-type recombinase/integrase, with translation MTFELHINSLQHIFVSNCVIPLSLLNVPIIMVLLHHSLSKATISTYVRNARIFLRWVHAEYGLSFDPVKIKVPKPPKKNVHVLSSAEIQYLLDSAKCSVPWLTARNKAIIALMLGSGLRQNEICTLVKKGLDFDRGALQVTGKGCKDRLVPLGYISKILITIAEREILVSTI, from the coding sequence ATGACCTTTGAGTTACACATAAATAGCTTGCAACATATTTTTGTGTCCAATTGCGTGATTCCCTTAAGTCTGCTAAACGTACCAATTATCATGGTATTGCTTCACCATTCACTTTCCAAGGCCACTATTTCTACATATGTCAGAAATGCCCGTATATTCCTTAGATGGGTGCATGCTGAATATGGTCTTAGCTTTGACCCGGTAAAGATAAAGGTTCCTAAACCTCCCAAAAAGAATGTCCATGTGCTTTCTTCTGCTGAGATACAATATTTATTGGATTCTGCAAAATGCTCTGTCCCTTGGCTGACTGCCAGAAATAAGGCTATAATCGCTTTAATGCTGGGTTCTGGGCTTAGGCAGAATGAAATATGCACATTAGTAAAAAAGGGGCTGGATTTTGACCGTGGTGCGTTACAAGTCACTGGCAAGGGTTGCAAAGACCGTTTAGTCCCCTTGGGGTATATTTCCAAAATATTGATAACTATCGCAGAACGGGAAATACTGGTGTCTACGATTTGA
- a CDS encoding helix-turn-helix domain-containing protein: protein MVRLADLRESRNWTQKYVASYLCVTQRSYGHYENGTRSLPLEHLIKLTELYGVSSDYILGITDEKKPYSKPKKRKYYVVKI from the coding sequence TTGGTACGTTTAGCAGACTTAAGGGAATCACGCAATTGGACACAAAAATATGTTGCAAGCTATTTATGTGTAACTCAAAGGTCATATGGACATTACGAAAATGGCACTCGTTCACTGCCTTTAGAGCATTTGATAAAACTAACCGAGTTATATGGTGTAAGCTCTGATTATATATTAGGTATAACAGATGAAAAAAAGCCGTATTCCAAACCCAAGAAAAGGAAGTATTATGTTGTAAAGATATAA
- a CDS encoding DUF3842 family protein translates to MKIVIIDGQGGKMGKSVIEQLKKRFPGLETYAIGTNSIATSAMLKAGATYGATGENPVIVNAQDADIIIGPIGIVMANSLLGEITPAMATAIGISKAYKILIPVNRCNHYIVGCQNSTLSDYINMVCDEVGKEAGINENH, encoded by the coding sequence ATGAAAATTGTCATCATAGACGGACAGGGCGGGAAGATGGGTAAATCAGTTATTGAACAGCTAAAAAAGCGTTTTCCAGGCCTGGAGACATATGCCATCGGAACAAACAGCATCGCCACATCTGCCATGCTGAAAGCAGGCGCCACCTATGGCGCTACTGGTGAAAATCCGGTTATTGTCAATGCACAGGACGCAGATATCATCATCGGCCCTATCGGAATTGTCATGGCTAATTCCCTTTTGGGGGAGATTACGCCTGCCATGGCCACAGCCATAGGCATCAGTAAAGCATATAAGATACTGATTCCGGTCAACCGATGCAATCATTACATTGTAGGCTGCCAGAACAGTACCTTATCTGATTATATCAATATGGTATGTGATGAAGTAGGAAAGGAAGCAGGTATCAATGAGAACCATTGA
- the thrS gene encoding threonine--tRNA ligase, whose protein sequence is MKIILPDGSVQEAEDELRAIRHTASHVLAQAVKRLYPDAKLAIGPAIDDGFYYDFDREGGFTPEDLEKLEAEMAKIVKENLPVKPFVLPRAEAVRFMEEKGEPYKVELIEDLPEEETISFYQQGEFVDLCAGPHIMYTKGVKAFKLTSIAGAYWRGSEKNKMLTRIYGTAFANKTDLESYLTMMEEAKKRDHRKLGKELGLFMFAEEGPGFPFFLPKGMTLKNTLIDYWREIHYRDGYQEVSTPIILSRKLWENSGHWDHYKDNMYTTVIDEEDYAVKPMNCPGGMLVYKNQPHSYRDLPLKVGELGLVHRHEKSGQLHGLMRVRCFTQDDAHIFMRDDQIEDQIKGVTKLINEVYTQFGFEYFVELSTRPEDSMGSDEDWEMATNGLRKALEDMGLDYIVNEGDGAFYGPKIDFHLRDSLGRTWQCGTIQLDFQMPQRFDLEYTAEDGSKKRPIMIHRVCFGSIERFIGILIEHFAGKFPVWLAPVQVKVIPVSEKSMDYATGVYEKLKAAGIRTELDHKDEKVGYKIRQAQLEKVPYMLVLGEKEAAEGAITVRSRDKGDLGAAGLDAFIEDIKKMIQTKEK, encoded by the coding sequence ATGAAGATCATTTTACCAGACGGAAGTGTACAGGAAGCTGAGGATGAATTAAGGGCCATACGCCATACGGCATCCCATGTGCTGGCACAGGCAGTGAAAAGATTGTATCCGGATGCAAAGCTGGCCATTGGACCGGCTATTGATGACGGCTTTTACTATGATTTTGACAGGGAGGGAGGCTTCACGCCTGAGGACCTTGAGAAGTTAGAGGCAGAGATGGCTAAGATTGTAAAGGAAAATCTTCCGGTTAAGCCTTTTGTGCTTCCAAGGGCTGAGGCTGTCAGGTTCATGGAGGAAAAAGGCGAGCCGTATAAGGTAGAGCTTATCGAAGATCTGCCTGAGGAGGAGACCATAAGCTTTTACCAGCAGGGCGAATTTGTGGACCTGTGCGCAGGACCCCATATCATGTATACAAAGGGTGTAAAGGCATTTAAGCTTACGAGTATTGCGGGCGCGTACTGGCGAGGCAGCGAGAAGAACAAGATGCTTACCAGGATTTACGGAACCGCGTTTGCCAATAAGACAGACCTGGAGAGCTACCTGACCATGATGGAGGAGGCAAAGAAGCGTGACCACAGGAAACTGGGCAAGGAGCTGGGTCTGTTCATGTTTGCAGAGGAAGGACCCGGGTTCCCATTCTTCCTTCCAAAGGGAATGACGTTAAAGAATACCCTGATTGATTACTGGCGTGAGATTCATTACAGGGACGGCTATCAGGAGGTTTCCACTCCTATTATTCTGAGCCGTAAGCTGTGGGAGAATTCAGGACACTGGGATCATTACAAAGACAATATGTACACCACGGTCATTGACGAGGAAGACTATGCTGTCAAGCCTATGAACTGTCCGGGAGGAATGCTGGTTTATAAGAATCAGCCCCACTCTTACCGCGACCTGCCTTTAAAGGTAGGCGAGCTGGGACTGGTTCACCGCCATGAGAAGAGCGGACAGCTCCACGGTCTGATGCGCGTGCGCTGCTTTACCCAGGATGATGCCCATATCTTTATGAGGGACGACCAGATTGAGGATCAGATTAAGGGCGTAACAAAGCTGATTAATGAAGTGTATACACAGTTTGGCTTTGAGTATTTTGTGGAGCTGTCCACCAGGCCCGAGGATTCCATGGGTTCTGACGAGGATTGGGAGATGGCTACAAACGGCCTGAGGAAGGCGCTGGAGGACATGGGCCTTGATTATATTGTAAACGAGGGCGACGGCGCGTTCTATGGTCCTAAGATTGACTTCCACCTGAGGGATTCCCTGGGCAGGACATGGCAGTGCGGTACCATCCAGCTGGATTTCCAGATGCCTCAGAGGTTTGACCTGGAGTACACGGCTGAGGACGGTTCCAAGAAGCGTCCAATTATGATTCACCGCGTATGCTTCGGATCCATTGAGCGTTTCATCGGCATCCTGATTGAGCACTTTGCAGGCAAGTTCCCGGTATGGCTGGCTCCGGTACAGGTTAAAGTAATTCCTGTTTCTGAGAAGTCTATGGATTATGCAACCGGTGTATATGAAAAATTAAAGGCTGCCGGCATCCGCACAGAGCTGGATCACAAGGACGAGAAGGTAGGCTACAAGATCCGCCAGGCACAGCTGGAGAAGGTTCCATATATGCTGGTTCTGGGTGAGAAGGAAGCGGCAGAGGGAGCAATCACGGTGAGAAGCCGGGATAAGGGCGACCTGGGTGCTGCGGGACTGGATGCGTTTATTGAAGATATTAAAAAGATGATTCAGACAAAAGAGAAATAA
- a CDS encoding ATP-binding protein has protein sequence MIRRIIKINEDLCNGCGACADACHEGAIAMVDGKARLIKDDYCDGLGDCLPTCPTGAITFEEREAAAYDEAAVKARMHQSRNLSPSDAPLHRECPESRLTQWPVQIKLAPVQAPYFKDARLLIAADCTAFAYGNFHNDFIAGRITLIGCPKLDMVDYSEKLTEIIRLNDIRDVTIVRMEVPCCGGIENAAKRALQASGKFIPWQVVTVRTDGSLVRN, from the coding sequence ATGATCAGAAGAATTATTAAGATAAATGAAGACCTGTGCAACGGATGCGGCGCATGTGCTGACGCATGTCATGAAGGCGCCATTGCAATGGTAGATGGCAAAGCCAGGCTTATAAAGGACGATTACTGCGATGGACTTGGCGACTGTCTGCCCACCTGCCCTACAGGGGCCATTACCTTTGAGGAAAGGGAGGCAGCTGCCTATGATGAGGCAGCCGTAAAAGCCCGTATGCACCAGAGCCGGAACTTGTCCCCTTCCGACGCCCCCCTTCACAGAGAATGTCCGGAAAGCCGTCTGACCCAGTGGCCTGTGCAGATTAAGCTGGCTCCTGTCCAGGCTCCCTATTTTAAGGATGCCCGCCTTTTGATAGCAGCTGACTGTACCGCCTTTGCCTATGGTAATTTCCACAATGACTTTATAGCCGGCCGCATCACACTCATCGGCTGTCCAAAGCTGGATATGGTGGATTACTCTGAAAAGCTGACGGAAATCATCCGTCTCAATGATATCAGGGATGTCACCATTGTCCGCATGGAAGTTCCATGCTGCGGCGGTATTGAAAATGCCGCGAAACGCGCCCTCCAGGCCAGCGGGAAATTCATTCCGTGGCAGGTTGTGACCGTGAGGACGGATGGAAGCCTGGTACGGAATTAA
- a CDS encoding DUF554 domain-containing protein translates to MPYGIITNCAAVFLGGILGAVLKNYFPQKLKEALPNIFGLSAITMGISLIIMLKSLSAVVLALIVGTVIGELLNLEYNLLKGLHKLEQKLPVNLDDEQMDVLISMIILFCFSGTGVFGAMNSAMTGDHSILYAKAVMDFFTAIIFGTTAGYLVGFIAVPQFAVGILLFGGASYILPLVTDTMLANFKACGGIITLAVGLKIAGIKRTKVLNILPAIAIIFPLSCLL, encoded by the coding sequence ATGCCATATGGAATCATAACCAACTGCGCTGCCGTATTCCTGGGAGGTATCCTGGGGGCAGTTTTAAAAAATTATTTTCCACAGAAATTAAAAGAAGCCCTGCCCAATATCTTTGGTCTGTCGGCCATCACCATGGGAATCAGCCTTATTATCATGTTAAAAAGTCTGTCAGCCGTGGTACTGGCCCTTATCGTGGGAACGGTCATAGGAGAACTTCTGAACCTGGAGTATAATCTGTTAAAGGGGCTTCACAAGCTGGAGCAAAAACTTCCCGTGAACCTGGATGACGAACAGATGGATGTATTAATCAGCATGATTATCCTGTTCTGCTTCAGCGGCACCGGGGTATTCGGCGCCATGAATTCAGCCATGACCGGCGACCATTCCATCCTCTATGCCAAGGCTGTCATGGATTTCTTTACAGCCATTATCTTCGGAACCACCGCAGGCTATCTGGTAGGCTTTATCGCAGTTCCACAATTTGCCGTGGGCATCCTTCTGTTTGGAGGAGCTTCCTACATACTCCCCCTGGTCACTGATACCATGCTGGCTAATTTTAAGGCCTGCGGCGGGATCATCACCCTGGCAGTGGGATTAAAAATTGCAGGCATCAAACGGACCAAAGTCTTAAATATCCTTCCGGCCATCGCCATAATCTTCCCGCTGTCATGCCTGCTTTAA
- a CDS encoding MarR family winged helix-turn-helix transcriptional regulator encodes MTFHYLLMAGHAIYLKQLMAELYHTGLTPGQPKVLDYLMEHDGANQKEIANACHIEAATLTSVLNGMEAKSLIERRRTDGNRRSFYIFLTDRGREMGREVTEAFARLEEYTFQDIPTEKVGKFMEMFQELYQRMENHADTGKPTK; translated from the coding sequence ATGACATTTCACTATCTTTTAATGGCAGGCCATGCCATATATCTGAAGCAGCTCATGGCGGAACTGTACCATACCGGGCTGACTCCCGGACAGCCCAAGGTCCTGGACTATCTCATGGAACACGATGGGGCAAACCAAAAAGAAATAGCAAATGCCTGCCATATAGAAGCCGCTACCCTCACCTCCGTACTCAACGGCATGGAGGCAAAATCCCTTATTGAGCGCAGAAGAACGGACGGCAACCGGCGATCTTTTTATATCTTTCTGACTGACCGCGGAAGGGAAATGGGCAGGGAGGTAACGGAGGCATTTGCCAGACTGGAGGAATATACCTTTCAGGATATCCCTACTGAAAAGGTTGGTAAATTTATGGAAATGTTCCAGGAATTATATCAAAGAATGGAAAATCACGCTGATACCGGGAAACCAACAAAGTAA
- a CDS encoding DUF2975 domain-containing protein — MNMRLVRFTKGLLDIMFYVGMAITAAIPLIFHYVGMYIEKFRTYYVVQCALYMASGVLALLLVLELRRMFATVLADDAFVMENAASLKRMGKCSFLIAVLSVLRLFVAFTPATAVIIIVFSIAGLFCFVLCLVFEQAIRYKQENDLTI; from the coding sequence ATGAATATGCGTTTGGTAAGGTTTACAAAAGGGCTTCTGGACATCATGTTTTATGTGGGGATGGCTATAACAGCGGCAATTCCGCTTATTTTCCATTATGTAGGTATGTATATAGAGAAATTCAGGACCTACTACGTGGTTCAGTGTGCGCTTTACATGGCGTCCGGGGTGCTGGCTCTTTTGCTGGTGCTGGAGTTGCGGCGGATGTTTGCAACTGTGCTGGCAGATGACGCATTTGTGATGGAAAATGCGGCATCCTTAAAACGAATGGGGAAATGCAGCTTTCTCATAGCCGTTCTGTCTGTTCTCCGCCTTTTTGTGGCGTTTACTCCGGCCACAGCAGTGATTATTATTGTGTTTTCAATCGCAGGCCTTTTCTGTTTTGTGCTTTGTCTGGTATTTGAACAGGCGATCCGCTACAAGCAGGAAAATGACCTGACCATATAG
- a CDS encoding helix-turn-helix domain-containing protein, translated as MGIVINLDVMMARRKKGLKELSAEVDITMANLSILKNNKAKAIRFSTLEAICKALDCQPGDILSYEQEEGEDENGR; from the coding sequence ATGGGAATTGTAATCAATCTGGATGTGATGATGGCCAGGAGAAAAAAGGGCCTGAAGGAATTGTCTGCGGAAGTGGATATTACCATGGCAAATCTGTCCATCCTGAAAAATAATAAAGCAAAGGCAATCCGGTTTTCCACTCTGGAGGCGATCTGTAAAGCTCTGGACTGCCAGCCGGGAGATATATTAAGTTATGAACAAGAGGAAGGAGAGGATGAGAATGGACGATAA
- a CDS encoding DUF4153 domain-containing protein — translation MDDKMYLAATAQGEVKVTGGRAEEKLGARLQRIGKEFGFFGVLSIFYGVSASFCLFRNPLGITVPLFVAVTYGAAFLIFRKMGVPIKKDSYLLAAVSLLIGLSACFTGNMAVGYYMNRLALILLFCIFILHQCHQDNKWNIGKYMASIVLYLAQAVGMVLYPFRHLGEYILSLKDKRSRNVFRLLAGACAAVPAVIFLCVLLSGADMVFRNMLSVVISKFLNPVTLFMVVIQTVFWSLAMYCLVCSAYGGSISDGMVNVRRHSPVAAVSFMAMVGLVYLVFCVIQIVYLFMGKGSLPEGMTYSQYARQGFFQLLFVAVLNLVMVLMCLKYFREHVLLNGFLLLVSLCTYVMLASAVYRMVLYVQQYQLTFLRILVLWFLAMLFVLMAGVVILIFNHEFPLFRFCLAVVSSFYLVFAWMRPDYITARYNVAHRDSIAGVEQSDFMRLSTDAAPALKGMEDSEIKERLLSWYAKRYEVWDDGNPMGLRTFNFSVLKARNKL, via the coding sequence ATGGACGATAAGATGTATTTGGCCGCAACAGCCCAGGGGGAAGTAAAGGTCACAGGGGGACGGGCAGAGGAGAAATTAGGCGCACGTCTGCAGCGGATTGGAAAGGAGTTTGGTTTTTTCGGCGTTCTCAGCATTTTTTATGGTGTAAGCGCCAGCTTCTGCCTGTTTCGGAATCCTCTGGGGATTACAGTCCCTTTGTTTGTGGCGGTGACCTATGGGGCTGCATTTCTGATATTCAGAAAAATGGGGGTGCCCATCAAGAAGGATTCTTATTTGCTGGCAGCCGTATCCCTTTTGATTGGGCTTTCCGCCTGTTTTACGGGTAATATGGCAGTTGGTTATTATATGAACCGTCTGGCTCTGATTTTGCTGTTCTGTATTTTCATCCTTCACCAGTGCCATCAGGATAATAAGTGGAATATAGGAAAATACATGGCTTCCATTGTTCTGTATCTGGCTCAGGCCGTGGGGATGGTTCTCTACCCCTTCCGCCATTTAGGGGAATATATACTGTCCCTTAAGGATAAACGGAGCCGGAATGTGTTCCGGCTGCTGGCAGGCGCCTGTGCGGCTGTACCGGCTGTCATATTCCTGTGTGTGCTCTTGTCTGGAGCTGATATGGTATTCAGGAACATGCTGTCAGTTGTCATTTCAAAGTTCCTCAATCCGGTTACCCTGTTTATGGTGGTGATCCAGACCGTATTCTGGTCACTGGCCATGTACTGCCTGGTCTGCAGCGCCTATGGAGGAAGCATCAGCGACGGGATGGTCAATGTACGCAGGCATTCGCCGGTGGCAGCGGTCAGCTTCATGGCCATGGTGGGTTTGGTTTATCTGGTATTCTGTGTCATCCAGATTGTGTATCTTTTTATGGGAAAGGGCAGCCTGCCGGAGGGGATGACCTATTCCCAGTACGCCAGACAGGGATTTTTCCAGCTTCTCTTTGTGGCTGTCCTGAACCTTGTGATGGTGCTAATGTGTCTTAAGTATTTTCGGGAACATGTGCTGTTAAATGGGTTTCTGCTTCTGGTCAGCCTCTGTACCTATGTGATGCTGGCATCCGCTGTGTACAGAATGGTGCTATATGTACAGCAGTACCAGCTGACATTTCTCAGAATCCTGGTTCTATGGTTTTTGGCCATGCTGTTTGTGCTCATGGCAGGGGTGGTAATTCTTATTTTCAATCATGAGTTTCCTCTGTTCCGGTTCTGCCTGGCTGTGGTATCCTCCTTTTATCTGGTATTTGCCTGGATGAGGCCGGACTATATAACAGCCCGCTATAATGTGGCGCACAGGGACAGCATTGCCGGGGTGGAGCAGAGCGACTTTATGCGCCTTTCCACAGATGCCGCACCGGCCCTGAAGGGAATGGAGGATTCCGAAATAAAGGAGCGCCTTCTGTCCTGGTATGCCAAAAGATACGAGGTTTGGGATGATGGGAACCCCATGGGACTCAGGACCTTTAATTTTTCAGTACTGAAAGCCAGAAATAAACTCTGA
- a CDS encoding DNA topology modulation protein: MKIAVMGYSGAGKSTLAKKLGRLYDCPVLYLDRIQFEPGWKERNREEAKRMAEEFLNENQDTGWIIDGNYAKFCQERRLEEADLIVFMDYTRRICLWQAVKRYLEYRDKTRESMAEGCREKIDWDFVKWILRDGRDENHSYRSIKARYPHKTLVVRNRKQLKDSMTRLILRSRERTLG, encoded by the coding sequence ATGAAAATAGCAGTGATGGGATACAGCGGTGCGGGGAAATCCACACTGGCTAAGAAACTGGGCAGGCTCTACGACTGCCCGGTTCTGTATTTGGACAGGATACAATTTGAGCCCGGATGGAAAGAGAGAAACCGGGAAGAAGCAAAACGTATGGCAGAGGAATTTTTGAATGAGAATCAGGACACGGGCTGGATTATTGACGGAAACTACGCTAAATTCTGCCAGGAACGGCGTCTGGAGGAAGCGGATCTCATTGTATTTATGGACTATACCAGAAGAATCTGCCTGTGGCAGGCGGTGAAACGGTATCTGGAATACAGGGATAAAACCAGGGAGAGCATGGCAGAGGGCTGCCGGGAGAAGATTGACTGGGACTTTGTGAAATGGATTCTCCGTGACGGGAGGGATGAGAACCACAGCTATCGGTCCATTAAAGCCAGATATCCCCATAAGACGCTGGTGGTCCGCAACCGGAAACAGCTGAAGGACAGCATGACAAGGCTGATATTGAGAAGCCGTGAGAGGACATTGGGATGA